The following coding sequences are from one Triticum dicoccoides isolate Atlit2015 ecotype Zavitan chromosome 4A, WEW_v2.0, whole genome shotgun sequence window:
- the LOC119287737 gene encoding uncharacterized protein slr1919-like — protein sequence MAGPTSRLLLLARGADLGRRHRHLHGPLPLRPLQSAAAADLALRPLSAAPSVRSYSSAFTSVHGGRPSSEYAKIRKESLESQFRRILGSSSHTLFADRGFGPFLAVYRAATISYHVVKLTVWHLLLSDVHKRAEKFRETLIRLGPFYIKLGQALSTRPDILPSAYCQELSKLQDQIPPFPTRKAIRTIESELGSRMSDLFADISPEPIAAASLGQVYKAHLHSGELVAIKVQRPGMAPLLTLDALLFNMIGGQLKRFAKARKDLLVAVNEIVRHMFDEIDYVLEGKNAERFAILYSHGSGGEGRTSIKVPKVYWTYTRKSILALEWIDGIKLTDAERISKANLNRKKMIDEGLYCSLRQLLEDGFFHADPHPGNLVATEDGSLAYFDFGMMGDIPRHYRVGLIQMLVHYVNRDPLGLANDFHSLGFVPEGTDLHAVATALSVAFGDGRRQSNDFQGVMNHLYDVMYDFNFSLPPDYALVIRALGSLEGTAKALDPDFKVIESAYPFVIGRLLADPSPDMRKILRELLIRDDGSIRWNRLERLIAAISQQSSEESSKKPGDENTASSSDWRSFDMHSVVSATEDLFHFILSRKGWRVRVFLIQDIVKASDAFLQETTFPGIFEEEGNTGELNPERSRMIRRLINGVQSFRQAISLAPNAWTAMLIRVALKPESQRFILDVFLALGNYSHDKVPETCWICMSKYLNYLDKQWR from the exons ATGGCGGGCCCCACCTCgcggctcctcctcctcgcccgcgGCGCCGACCTCGGCCGCCGCCACCGTCACCTccacggccccctccccctccgccCCCTccagtccgccgccgccgccgacctcgccctGCGGCCCCTCTCCGCCGCGCCATCTGTCAGGAG CTACTCAAGTGCATTCACAAGCGTGCACGGTGGGAGGCCGTCATCGGAGTACGCAAAGATCAGAAAGGAGTCGCTGGAATCACAGTTTAGAAGAATCTTGGGATCAAGTTCACACACGCTCTTTGCTGACCGTGGCTTCGGTCCGTTCCTTGCAGTGTACAGGGCAGCAACTATCTCTTATCATGTTGTGAAGCTTACTGTTTGGCATTTACTGCTCAGCGACGTGCATAAACGAGCCGAGAAG TTCCGGGAGACCTTGATACGCTTGGGGCCTTTTTACATCAAG CTTGGACAGGCATTGAGCACGCGCCCTGATATATTACCCAGCGCATATTGTCAAGAGCTCTCGAAGCTGCAG GATCAAATACCACCATTTCCTACTCGTAAAGCAATCAGGACCATCGAGTCTGAACTGGGCTCTCGAATGTCTGATCTATTTGCTGATATCAGCCCAGAGCCAATTGCAGCAGCATCACTGGGGCAAGTATACAAAG CTCATCTACACTCTGGAGAGCTTGTTGCAATCAAAGTTCAGAGGCCTGGAATGGCACCCTTGCTGACCCTAGATGCACTTCTATTCAATATGATTGGAGGACAGCTAAAACGATTTGCTAAGGCCCGCAAAGATTTATTGGTAGCGGTTAATGAAATT GTTAGACACATGTTTGATGAGATTGATTATGTTTTAGAAGGGAAGAATGCTGAAAGATTTGCAATCCTATATTCTCATG GTTCAGGTGGTGAAGGCAGGACCAGTATCAAGGTCCCAAAGGTCTACTGGACTTATACACGTAAATCTATACTAGCACTGGAATGGATTGATGGGATCAAGCTGACCGATGCTGAGCGCATCAGCAAAGCCAATCTGAACAGGAAAAAGATGATTGATGAG GGTCTCTATTGCTCGTTGAGACAACTTCTCGAAGATGGGTTTTTCCATGCAGATCCCCATCCAGGTAATCTGGTGGCAACTGAAGACGGGTCTCTTGCATATTTTGACTTTGGTATGATGGGTGATATTCCAAGACACTATCGAGTGGGACTCATACAGATG CTTGTGCACTATGTTAATCGTGACCCATTGGGCTTGGCGAATGACTTCCATTCACTCGGATTTGTCCCTGAGGGAACAGACCTACACGCAGTTGCAACTGCATTGAGTGTTGCCTTTGGTGATGGAAGGAGGCAATCAAATGATTTTCAG GGGGTAATGAACCATCTGTATGACGTCAtgtatgattttaatttctctcttCCTCCTGATTATGCACTGGTGATAAGAGCACTTGGTTCTTTAGAAGGGACTGCAAAAGCACTGGATCCTGATTTCAAAGTTATTGAGAGCGCTTACCCATTTGTCATTGGGAGGCTCCTTGCAGACCCCAGCCCTGATATGAGGAAAATATTGAGGGAGCTTCTGATACGTGATGATGGATCCATCAGATGGAATCGACTGGAGCGGCTG ATTGCAGCTATATCTCAACAGTCGTCAGAAGAATCTTCAAAGAAACCTGGAGACGAGAATACTGCCAGCAGTTCTGACTGGAGATCATTCGATATGCATTCGGTTGTTTCAGCTACAGAAGacctttttcatttcattttatcGAGGAAAGGCTGGAGGGTTCGTGTTTTCCTTATCCAGGACATTGTGAAGGCTTCTGATGCATTCTTACAAGAAACAACATTTCCAGGTATATTTGAGGAAGAGGGAAATACAGGCGAGCTAAATCCAGAG AGAAGTAGAATGATCAGAAGGTTGATTAATGGTGTTCAATCATTCCGTCAAGCAATCAGCTTGGCCCCAAATGCCTGGACCGCAATGCTAATCCGTGTCGCCCTGAAACCTGAATCTCAAAGATTCATTCTTGATGTATTCCTAGCCTTGGGGAACTATTCCCATGACAAGGTTCCAGAAACATGCTGGATTTGTATGTCGAAATATCTCAACTACTTGGACAAGCAGTGGAGGTAG